The following proteins come from a genomic window of Gossypium raimondii isolate GPD5lz chromosome 5, ASM2569854v1, whole genome shotgun sequence:
- the LOC105765947 gene encoding putative nucleobase-ascorbate transporter 10 has protein sequence MAQNGGDGNDGGGAAANSKKFEAPQPHSVKEQLPGIQYCINSSPPWPEAIILGFQHYLLTLGITVLIPSIIVPQMGGGNTEKAAVIQNLLFVSGLSTLFQSFFGTRLPIVVVGSYAYLIPVTSIIQASRYTSYSDPYERFVRTMRGIQGALIGAAFFQCTIGFLGLWRNAVRFLSPLSVVPYVTFTGLGLYHLGFPMLAKCVEVGLPGIILMVFISQFLPRYLESKRSLCGRFSILFSVSITWLFAQLLTSTTVYKHKPENTQISCRTDRAGLISTAPWIYLPYPFQWGSPTFNAGDAIVMMAPAFVSLFESTGTFFAAARYGSATPVPPSVISRGAGWLGIGVLLNGCLGSVTGNTASVENVGLLALTRVGSRRVIQISAGFMIFFSIFAKFGAFFASVPLPIVAAVYCVLFSFVSSAGLSFLQFCNLNSFKTKFILGFSFFMGLSVPQYFREYFHGGWRSAHPTGLFSDIVVVIFMSHTTVAALVALFFDLTLCRENDESRKDIGLNWWEKFSFYKSDVRNDEFYALPFRLNKLFPSI, from the exons ATGGCCCAAAATGGTGGTGATGGTAACGATGGTGGCGGAGCTGCCGCCAATAGTAAGAAGTTTGAGGCGCCACAACCGCATTCAGTGAAGGAGCAATTGCCCGGAATTCAATATTGCATCAACAGCTCTCCTCCATGGC CCGAAGCAATTATATTGGGGTTCCAGCATTATCTACTCACTCTTGGCATCACTGTTTTGATTCCAAGCATAATTGTTCCTCAAATGGGCGGTGGAAAT ACTGAGAAGGCAGCAGTGATCCAGAACTTACTCTTTGTTTCAGGGCTAAGCACACTTTTCCAGTCATTTTTCGGAACCCGACTCCCCATAGTAGTAGTGGGTTCATATGCTTATTTGATTCCTGTAACTTCCATTATCCAAGCAAGCAGATACACTTCTTATTCAGATCCTTATGAG AGGTTCGTTCGAACAATGAGAGGGATTCAGGGTGCACTCATAGGTGCTGCATTTTTCCAGTGTACGATAGGATTTTTGGGATTATGGAGAAATGCTGTGAG ATTTCTTAGCCCTCTGTCTGTTGTTCCATACGTAACTTTTACTGGGCTTGGACTTTATCATCTTGGCTTCCCCATG CTCGCAAAGTGTGTAGAAGTTGGCCTTCCAGGGATTATTCTCATGGTTTTTATTTCACAG TTTCTTCCTCGTTATTTAGAATCAAAGCGCTCCCTCTGTGGCAGATTTTCAATCCTTTTCTCAGTCTCAATTACGTGGTTATTTGCTCAACTTTTAACCTCAACTACTGTATACAAGCACAAACCTGAGAACACCCAGATTAGCTGTCGAACCGATCGTGCTGGACTCATTAGCACAGCTCCTTG GATATATTTACCTTATCCTTTTCAATGGGGAAGCCCCACCTTTAATGCTGGAGATGCCATTGTTATGATGGCTCCTGCTTTTGTTTCTCTATTTGAG TCAACTGGTACATTCTTTGCAGCTGCAAGATATGGTAGTGCTACACCTGTCCCACCTTCTGTTATTAGTCGAGGTGCTGGTTGGCTG gGAATTGGGGTATTGCTCAATGGCTGTCTTGGCTCTGTTACAGGCAATACTGCATCAgt TGAAAATGTAGGCCTGTTGGCATTGACAAGAGTTGGAAGCCGCAGAGTAATTCAAATATCAGCTGgatttatgattttcttttctatatttg CAAAATTTGGAGCCTTTTTCGCTTCTGTACCATTACCAATTGTGGCAGCAGTATATTGCGTTCTCTTCAGCTTTGTCTCTTCTGCTGGTCTTAGCTTTCTCCAATTCTGTAACTTGAATagtttcaaaacaaaattcattttaggcTTCTCTTTCTTCATGGGTTTATCAGTTCCACAGTACTTCAGAGAATATTTTCATGGTGGTTGGAGATCAGCCCACCCTACTGGTTTG TTCAGTGACATAGTGGTTGTGATCTTCATGTCTCATACAACAGTTGCTGCTTTGGTTGCTTTATTCTTTGATTTAACACTCTGTCGAGAAAATGATGAAAGCAGAAAGGACATTGGATTGAACTGGTGGGAAAAGTTTAGCTTTTACAAATCAGATGTTAGGAATGATGAATTCTATGCACTACCCTTCAGGCTTAACAAGCTTTTCCCATCAATTTaa